The sequence ATTCTTTTACTAATCAAGTTCTTCTTCAGCTGTTACCCTCACCATGGGTTCTGGAGATTGTATCAATGAACTAGATCAGTGCAAACTACCATCTCAGAAATCTTTGGAAAAATTGGATAGAGCTAGTGCTTTGGGGCTTCAGAAGGATGCTGCTGAGACACCAATGAAATTGATGGCAAATGGGATGGCTTCTCTGGGGCCTATTACTCCTAAAGCAGACAGAGAGAATGGGGATTTCACCATTGACTTCATATCTCCGCCCTCATTTTTAAAGAAACCGTCAATGGTGACCTGCCTCAGTTCCAACACCAATAGAAATGGGGATGACCCATTTGGTTGTTGTGCTGATGGTAGCAGCCCCAGGACACCAGTGGATGGTGTCTTCGATCCATTTGCCCCCGGTCGGGATGACCTGGCATTGGCACCCCGgtgtaaaaaaattgttagTAAGTACAGAAGTGTGGTTGCTCGTCAGCTTAATTTTGATTCTCCTGTTCAAAGTTCAGAAGGTGAGATTTGGACTGATGTAGAATCTATTTCGGATGAGGAAATGTTTGAAGCGGTGTATGAAAATCTATTGGAAGTTATTGTATCCGAGCAAACTGAGGGAGTTTTTTCTGAATGTTCAAGGAAAGGTTGGGATTCTGATGACTGCAAAACACCTCCCCCAGAACCGCTTCTAAATGGAGTAGCTGAATCTTGTCCTGGCGCTCCCTTGAGGCCCTCAGGGAAATCAAGGAACATTGACTTGGGGTTAATCAGAAAGCTTGAATTCTAACACCAGCTGACTCATGCGGTTATATGCAGTGAATTTGCGAGAATTCGGGTACTTCTTTCCAACAGCTGATCATTTGCTAATTATCATTTCTGCCCTTCTTAGAGAATATGTTTCATAGGGATC comes from Prunus dulcis chromosome 6, ALMONDv2, whole genome shotgun sequence and encodes:
- the LOC117629941 gene encoding cyclin-dependent protein kinase inhibitor SMR11-like yields the protein MGSGDCINELDQCKLPSQKSLEKLDRASALGLQKDAAETPMKLMANGMASLGPITPKADRENGDFTIDFISPPSFLKKPSMVTCLSSNTNRNGDDPFGCCADGSSPRTPVDGVFDPFAPGRDDLALAPRCKKIVSKYRSVVARQLNFDSPVQSSEGEIWTDVESISDEEMFEAVYENLLEVIVSEQTEGVFSECSRKGWDSDDCKTPPPEPLLNGVAESCPGAPLRPSGKSRNIDLGLIRKLEF